One genomic window of Paenibacillus xylanilyticus includes the following:
- a CDS encoding adenosylcobalamin-dependent ribonucleoside-diphosphate reductase, with protein sequence MNSNKLSHKLEGLSEKIFLDRYAWKDADSNHAKVGDVVLVLTKDDPKFPTKEVGEIIERQGQTVKVKTRSGETIQTEVEKLTLNIEKTPEEMWDRLARAMASVESTPEEQQKWQSKFRAVLDDWKLVPGGRIAAGAGASDELTLFNCYVIPSPQDSRGGIMKTLTEMTEIMARGGGVGINLSSLRPRRAVVKGVNGSSSGSVSWGGLFSYTTGLIEQGGSRRGALMLMMNDWHPDVMDFITVKQTMGQVTNANLSVCVSNAFMEAVKQDGDWELVFPDTSDPEYDNEWNGDLQQWREAGRRVIHYRTVKAREIWRTIIESAWKSAEPGVVFMEYYNQMSNSWYFNPIICTNPCGEQGLPGWGVCNLSAINLSKFYDETSHDVAWQELAETTRISARFLDNVIDATPYHFEENQKNQQRERRVGLGTMGLAELMIKLRIRYGSPESLEFLDKLYGFIAKEAYLASAEIAAEKGAFPAFEVEPYLQSGFMKNLVGTYPEVGEAIRKQGVRNVTLITQAPTGSTGTMVGTSTGIEPYFAFKYFRQSRLGYDEQFVPIAQEWLDEHPGEELPDYYVTAMDLSAENHIRVQAAIQRWVDSSISKTANCPADFTVEDTAQLYELAFDLGCKGVTIYRDGSRDVQVLSTTKKEEGKSEVSDQTSVTETVKDTVKETSAANETIAFSSAPQETETETEGKTSAAASSAAKVLDKQYKSRPQVLRGATYKINTPFGMAYITINDLGGIPAEIFLNVGKAGSDVFAMAEALGRVCSLFLRYGDHGHKVELLIKHLKGIGGSGAIGFGVNRVESIADAVAKALESHVQSTPQESVSTNEEAGQSLDRISESVIVDEPLLTYTASRDLCPSCGSASLINIEGCKTCSQCGYSKCN encoded by the coding sequence ATGAATTCGAACAAATTGTCGCACAAGTTGGAAGGACTAAGTGAAAAAATATTTTTGGACCGTTATGCCTGGAAGGATGCCGATTCAAACCATGCCAAGGTAGGAGATGTTGTACTTGTTCTGACGAAAGATGACCCGAAGTTTCCGACAAAGGAAGTGGGGGAAATCATCGAACGGCAGGGTCAGACGGTGAAAGTGAAGACTCGCAGTGGAGAAACGATCCAGACGGAAGTGGAGAAGCTGACACTTAATATAGAAAAAACACCGGAGGAGATGTGGGACCGGCTTGCAAGAGCGATGGCATCTGTAGAATCCACTCCAGAAGAACAGCAAAAATGGCAATCCAAGTTCCGGGCTGTACTGGACGATTGGAAGCTGGTTCCGGGGGGCCGAATTGCTGCTGGTGCGGGTGCTAGCGATGAGCTGACCCTCTTTAACTGTTATGTTATACCTTCTCCACAGGACAGTCGGGGTGGCATCATGAAAACGTTGACTGAAATGACAGAGATTATGGCTCGCGGTGGCGGTGTTGGCATCAACTTGTCGTCACTCCGTCCACGTCGTGCAGTTGTTAAAGGGGTCAATGGATCTTCCAGCGGTTCGGTATCCTGGGGCGGCTTATTCAGTTATACCACTGGACTGATTGAACAGGGAGGCAGCCGCCGGGGAGCACTTATGCTGATGATGAACGACTGGCATCCGGATGTGATGGATTTTATTACGGTCAAACAAACGATGGGGCAGGTTACCAATGCCAATCTGTCCGTATGTGTGAGCAACGCATTTATGGAAGCCGTCAAACAGGACGGGGACTGGGAACTTGTTTTTCCGGATACGAGCGACCCCGAGTATGATAACGAGTGGAATGGGGATCTGCAGCAATGGAGGGAAGCCGGGCGCCGGGTTATCCATTACCGCACAGTAAAGGCCCGGGAAATATGGCGTACAATTATCGAATCAGCCTGGAAATCAGCAGAGCCGGGTGTTGTCTTTATGGAGTATTACAATCAGATGTCCAACAGCTGGTATTTTAATCCGATTATATGTACCAATCCATGCGGCGAACAAGGCCTGCCAGGATGGGGCGTCTGCAATCTATCGGCGATCAACTTATCCAAATTTTACGATGAAACCAGCCATGATGTAGCGTGGCAGGAGCTTGCGGAGACAACACGCATTTCAGCCAGATTTTTGGACAATGTGATTGATGCGACACCTTATCATTTTGAGGAAAATCAGAAGAATCAGCAGCGGGAGCGCCGGGTTGGTCTTGGCACGATGGGTCTCGCAGAGCTGATGATTAAACTACGCATCCGGTACGGCAGCCCGGAGTCGCTGGAATTTCTGGATAAACTGTATGGCTTTATCGCAAAAGAAGCATACCTCGCATCAGCAGAGATTGCGGCCGAGAAGGGAGCATTTCCTGCCTTTGAAGTGGAGCCGTATTTACAGAGCGGATTCATGAAAAATCTGGTCGGGACTTATCCGGAAGTGGGAGAGGCCATCCGCAAGCAAGGCGTTCGTAATGTAACGCTAATTACGCAGGCCCCAACAGGAAGTACCGGAACGATGGTGGGTACGTCGACAGGGATCGAACCTTACTTTGCTTTTAAATATTTCCGTCAAAGCCGCCTCGGTTACGATGAGCAGTTCGTCCCTATTGCCCAAGAGTGGCTGGATGAACACCCTGGAGAGGAACTTCCTGACTATTATGTAACGGCGATGGATCTGTCAGCAGAAAATCATATTCGGGTACAGGCAGCGATTCAACGATGGGTGGACAGCTCCATTTCGAAGACGGCCAACTGTCCGGCTGATTTTACGGTTGAAGATACAGCACAGTTGTATGAGCTTGCTTTTGATCTCGGTTGTAAGGGAGTCACGATCTACCGGGACGGCAGCCGCGATGTACAGGTCCTATCCACCACGAAGAAGGAAGAGGGGAAGAGCGAAGTAAGCGATCAAACAAGTGTGACAGAAACGGTAAAAGATACGGTAAAAGAAACAAGTGCTGCAAACGAAACGATAGCCTTTTCGTCCGCACCTCAAGAGACAGAAACCGAGACCGAGGGCAAAACAAGCGCGGCGGCTTCGTCTGCTGCCAAAGTACTGGATAAACAGTACAAGAGTCGTCCGCAGGTGCTGAGGGGAGCAACGTACAAAATAAATACTCCGTTTGGCATGGCTTATATTACGATTAACGACCTTGGGGGCATTCCGGCGGAGATCTTCCTGAACGTGGGTAAAGCAGGTTCGGATGTATTCGCCATGGCGGAAGCGCTGGGAAGAGTATGCTCCCTGTTCCTGCGATATGGTGATCACGGACATAAAGTGGAGCTTCTTATCAAACATCTCAAAGGCATCGGTGGTTCGGGAGCGATTGGCTTTGGTGTGAACCGGGTAGAGTCCATCGCAGACGCAGTAGCGAAGGCGCTCGAGAGTCATGTACAGAGCACCCCTCAAGAGAGTGTATCTACTAATGAAGAGGCAGGCCAGAGTTTGGATCGAATTTCTGAATCGGTGATTGTGGACGAACCGTTATTAACCTATACAGCGTCGAGAGATTTGTGTCCTTCCTGTGGTTCAGCTTCATTGATTAATATTGAAGGCTGCAAGACTTGCAGCCAATGTGGATATAGCAAATGTAATTAG
- a CDS encoding acyltransferase family protein, which produces MSQTLNNRRHMNGLDGLRAIAVLAVIGYHLNLSFIPGGLLGVGIFFVLSGYLITDILVSQWQEHGRISLGDFWVRRIRRLVPGMLTMTAVVMIWLLFTDPSRLAALRGDVIAGVLYISNWWYIFHDVSYFDSFGPPSPFGHFWSLAVEEQFYLVWPLLLVLSIKLFKRKGWLVVFIVVAAELSAGAMAIIYNPNLDPSRVYYGTDTRAFALLAGAALAVVWPSRKLSSTLANLNRAVLDVSGLAALALLVYMMLNSSEYEPSLYQGGMVLQAIATTLLVAVLAHPSSMLGRLIGAKPLRWIGERSYGLYLWHYPVIVLTSPVVDTGGLHPVRMILQVTATVVLASLSLKFIENPIRYNGFRDTWSRLWGRGRNGIGTHQIWLKRGGLVMSVLFMCFTVSQMMISSAANSDSHSASMSTTLNGEHAVHEEIGQDVLPAPVDTAGSGQKPAPQKNDKPAGDGGNQQDKPAEQTSKPDTPSQSEEPASDEGDGTAADEPNQTAEDAAGNTDHADNDETDTGDNPNQPGDASQENGDQAPPAEDGKIHYTVIGDSVILDAKPYLEQHMSGVHVDGHVGRQMWEAADVLDGLKRNDQLGSQVVLELGTNGSFNSKSLNSVLDYLKDENHVYLVTVRVPRPWERTVNRALNEAASSYSNVSLIDWNGASEGHNEYFEKDGVHLTKEGSEAFAALIKSSMK; this is translated from the coding sequence ATGTCACAAACGTTGAACAACAGGCGTCATATGAACGGACTGGATGGCTTGCGGGCCATTGCCGTGCTTGCTGTGATTGGGTATCATCTTAATCTGAGTTTTATTCCCGGCGGTTTGCTCGGTGTAGGCATATTCTTTGTTTTATCAGGTTATCTGATTACAGATATTCTTGTGTCCCAATGGCAGGAACATGGACGCATTTCACTCGGTGATTTTTGGGTGAGACGAATCAGGCGTCTCGTGCCTGGCATGCTCACCATGACTGCAGTGGTAATGATTTGGCTTCTTTTCACAGATCCTTCCCGGCTTGCTGCCCTGCGTGGGGATGTTATAGCGGGTGTATTATACATAAGCAATTGGTGGTATATCTTCCACGATGTATCCTATTTTGATAGTTTCGGTCCTCCATCACCGTTCGGACATTTCTGGTCACTTGCAGTGGAAGAGCAGTTTTATCTGGTGTGGCCGCTGCTCCTTGTCCTTTCCATTAAGCTGTTCAAAAGGAAGGGATGGCTCGTTGTTTTCATTGTCGTGGCCGCTGAGTTATCTGCTGGTGCAATGGCTATCATATATAATCCGAATTTGGACCCGAGCCGTGTATACTATGGTACGGATACGCGTGCTTTTGCCTTGCTGGCCGGAGCTGCACTGGCTGTTGTATGGCCAAGCCGCAAACTATCCTCCACCCTTGCGAACCTTAATCGTGCGGTGCTCGATGTATCAGGCTTGGCAGCGCTGGCCCTGCTGGTCTACATGATGCTGAACAGCAGTGAATATGAACCTTCGCTCTACCAAGGGGGGATGGTACTTCAAGCCATAGCTACTACGCTGCTGGTCGCTGTGTTGGCTCACCCCTCTTCGATGCTGGGACGCCTGATTGGTGCAAAACCGCTGCGATGGATTGGGGAGCGTTCCTATGGGCTCTATCTCTGGCATTATCCTGTAATTGTTCTGACAAGTCCTGTGGTCGATACGGGAGGTTTACATCCGGTTCGAATGATTCTACAGGTGACAGCAACTGTAGTGCTGGCTTCATTATCATTAAAGTTTATTGAGAATCCAATCCGCTATAACGGATTCCGTGACACCTGGTCCCGGCTATGGGGTAGAGGGCGGAACGGTATTGGTACACATCAGATATGGTTGAAGCGGGGTGGATTGGTGATGTCTGTTCTGTTTATGTGCTTCACCGTGTCACAGATGATGATTTCTTCTGCGGCGAACTCCGATTCACATTCTGCATCGATGTCTACCACATTAAATGGAGAACATGCTGTGCATGAAGAGATAGGACAGGATGTTCTTCCGGCTCCCGTTGATACTGCAGGTTCCGGCCAGAAGCCGGCACCGCAGAAGAACGATAAGCCTGCAGGTGACGGTGGCAATCAGCAAGACAAGCCAGCAGAGCAGACGTCGAAGCCGGATACGCCTTCCCAATCGGAAGAACCGGCATCCGATGAAGGAGATGGAACGGCTGCTGATGAGCCGAACCAGACTGCTGAAGACGCTGCTGGAAATACGGATCATGCCGATAATGACGAGACTGATACAGGGGACAACCCGAATCAACCGGGAGATGCTTCGCAAGAGAATGGAGACCAAGCGCCTCCTGCTGAAGACGGCAAGATCCACTATACCGTGATAGGGGATTCGGTCATCTTGGATGCCAAGCCTTACTTGGAGCAGCATATGTCCGGGGTACACGTGGACGGTCATGTTGGCCGTCAGATGTGGGAGGCAGCCGATGTCCTGGATGGGCTGAAACGAAACGATCAACTGGGCAGTCAGGTCGTACTTGAACTTGGAACCAACGGTTCATTCAATTCCAAAAGCCTAAATTCAGTGCTTGATTACCTTAAGGATGAGAATCATGTATATTTGGTTACTGTACGTGTCCCACGTCCTTGGGAACGAACGGTTAACAGAGCACTGAACGAAGCAGCCTCATCTTACAGTAATGTTTCCCTCATTGACTGGAACGGTGCAAGCGAGGGACACAACGAGTATTTTGAAAAAGATGGCGTACATTTGACGAAGGAAGGCTCGGAAGCTTTCGCAGCACTTATCAAAAGCAGCATGAAATAA